The Rhodothermus profundi genomic sequence ATACAATGCCTGGAGCGAAGATGGAGGCAACCCGCCGGAGCATACCACTATCCTGCCCTTTACCCGGCTTCTGGCCGGACCTATGGACTTTACGCCGGGCATCTTTGACATTCTTATCAAAGACCGGCCCAACAACCGGGTCAACACCACGCTGGCCAAGCAGCTCGCGCTCTACGTAGTAATCTATAGCCCGCTTCAGATGGCTGCGGATCTCCCGGAGCACTACGAGGCGCGCCTCGATGCGTTTCAGTTTATTAAAGACGTGCCAGTTGACTGGGAAGACACCCGCGTGCTGCATGCGCGCATCGGCGACTATGTGACGATTGTCCGCAAAGACCGCCACAGCGACGATTGGTATCTGGGTAGCATTACCGACGAATATGGCCGCACGCTGGAAGCTCCGCTCTCGTTTTTAGAACCGGGCCGCCGCTACCTGGCTGAAATCTATCGCGATGCCCCAGACGCCGACTGGCGCACCAATCCGCTGGCTCTTGAAATCGTTCGTCAGGTTGTTGATGCGTCAACCGTGCTCACGCTCCGCCTGGCACCCGGAGGCGGCACAGCCATTCGCTTTCATCCGATCGAAGAGTAGGGGCCGAGCCCATCGCCTGGTGGGACCTATTTGCGCCAACTTTCATAAAAGCAATAGAGAACTTGCATCAACCTTATTCTTACACATGCGGTGGGTGATTGTCGGGTTGGCGCTGCTGCTCGGCGGATGCGTCGGGTCGCGCAAAGCAAAAGAGGCGGAGGGTGGCCTGCAGGTGTGGAAAAGCGATACCCCCTGGGGGCAGGTGACGGTGCGCCAGATGCGAAGCGATAAGGGGCTTTGCACCTTCCGGGAGGTTACGCTGCATCGGCAGGTTGGGCTCTACCTGGACGGACGCCCCACTTTTGTGCGGGCAACCGATTACCTGTGCGACGATACCTTCGACGACTGGCGCTTCCGTTCGGTTGTAGAGGAGCAGCGGGCTAACTACTGGGATCTGTCGGCCCTGCTGTTGCACCTGATGTACAGCACGATGCCCATTGAGGAGCATCCCCGCTGGTAGGGCGCAGGAGCGACACGCAACAGAGCGCATGCGAGGTGGGAACGGACCGCCTCGGGCAGCGTGAGAGTGCCGGTACCTGAGGGAAAGGTACGGTTACCCGCGGTGTCGCTTTTCGATGCCGCGGTTCTTGCGTGTAAATATCTGGAGGCAATACCTGCCATGTTTGACTTTCTGAAACGGCTGTTTGGGGATCGTAACGAGCGAGAACTGAAAAAACTCTGGCCTATTGTCCATAAAGTTAACGCGTACGCTGAGCAATTCCAGGCGCTCAGCGATGAGGAGCTGCGCGCCAAAACCGATGAGTTCAAGCGCCGCATTAAAGAGGCCGTGGCCGACATTGAGGCGCGCAAGGCCGAAATTGAAGCGCGTCTCCGAGGCGAAGGCGTTGACGTTAGCGGCAACGGCCACGCGGAGGCTGAGGAACTTTCACCAGAAGAGCGGGAGCGCCTCTACGAGGAGTTGGACGAACTGGAAGAGGAATGGCTGGAGCGCGTCGAACGCAAACTCGATGAACTGCTGCCCGAAGCTTTTGCGGTAGTGAAGGAAGCCTGCCGCCGCATGCTGGGCAAGGAGTGGATGGCTGGCGGGCAGAAGATCGTCTGGGACATGGTCCCCTACGACGTGCAGATCCTCGGCGGCATCGTGCTGCACCAGGGCAAGATCGCTGAAATGAAAACCGGCGAAGGCAAAACCCTGGTGGCGGTCATGCCGGTCTACCTGAACGCGCTGGCCGGCCGCGGTGTGCATGTGGTAACGGTCAACCCCTACCTGGCGCAGCGCGACGCCGAATGGATGGGGCCCATCTACGAATTTCTCGGACTCACCGTAGACGTAATCGACCGCTACGAACCGCACTCCGAAGGCCGCCGCCGCGCCTATCAGGCCGATATCACCTACGGCACGAACAACGAGTTTGGCTTCGACTATCTGCGCGACCACTCTTTTGTGATCGATCCCGACCAGCTCGTGCAGCGCGGGCACCACTACGCCATCGTGGACGAAGTCGACTCGGTGCTGATCGACGAGGCGCGTACGCCGCTGATCATTTCCGGGCCGGTTCCACAGTCAGGCGACGAACGCTTCACGGAACTCAAGCCGGTCATTGAAAAGCTCGTCTATCTCCAGCAGCGACTGGTGGCGCAGCTCGTAGCCGAGGCGGAGCGCAAACTGAAAGAACGCGACAGGGCGCTGGAAGCGGGCGACCGCAAACGAGCCAGTGAACTGGAAGAGGAGGCCGGACTGGCGCTGCTGCGGGTGGCCCGAGGGTTTCCGCGCAATAAGCGCTTTATGAAGCTCAAGACCGAACCAGGCGTGGAAACGCTTTTGCAGCGCACGGAGGCCTTCTACCTGCAGGAGAACGCCAAAAACATGCCCTTCGTGGACGAAGTGCTCTACTTCGCCCTCGATGAGAAAAACCATACCATTGAACTGACGGAAAAGGGGCTGGACGAAATCGCCCGCATCGCCGGCCAGGACCGCGATATGTTCGTCCTGCCCGACCTGGGCGAAGAGACCGCCCGGATTGAGCAGGAATATCAGGAAAAGCTTCGGCAACTGGAAGAAGAACTGGCCCGTCGCACCGATCTTTCAGAAGAAAAACGCCGCAACAAGCTGGAAAACGACCGGCGACTCCTGCGCAAAGAACTGGAGGAGAAAAAGCGGGAGCTGTACAATCGCTACGCCGAACGCGCCGAACGGCTCCACGCCGTCGAGCAGCTCTTGCGCGCCTACACGCTCTATGAGCGGGACGTCGAGTACATTGTGCAGGATGGCAAGGTCCTGATCGTCGATGAGCACACTGGACGCGTGCTGCCCGGCCGCCGCTACTCCGACGGCCTGCACCAGGCAATCGAAGCCAAAGAAGGGGTCAAAGTGCAGGCGGCCACGCAGACCTATGCCACCATCACGCTGCAGAACTACTTCCGCATGTACCACAAACTGGCCGGCATGACCGGTACAGCCATTACCGAAGCGGAGGAGTTCTACAAGATCTACGGCCTTGACGTTATCGTCATCCCCACGCACAAACCCGTCATCCGGGTGGACCACGAAGACCTGGTCTTTCGCACCAAGCGGGAGAAGTTTCAGGCCGTCATTCAGAAAATCAAAGAATACCACAAGAAGGGTCAGCCGGTGCTGGTGGGGACCACTTCGGTCGAGGTGTCGGAAATGCTCAGCCGCATGCTCAAGCGGGAGGGTATCCCGCACAACGTGCTGAATGCGCGGCGAGACCGGGCCAAGCAGGAAGCCATGATCATTGCGCAGGCCGGCCAGAAAGGCGCGGTAACCATTGCGACAAACATGGCCGGGCGCGGCACCGACATTAAGCTCGGACCAGGCGTCAAAGAACTGGGCGGACTGGCCATCATCGGCACCGAACGCCACGAAAGCCGACGCATCGACCTGCAGCTCCGCGGCCGCGCCGGACGCCAGGGAGACCCCGGCGAAAGCCAGTTCTACGTCTCGCTCGAAGACGACCTGATGCGCCTGTTCGGCTCCGACCGCATCGCCCGCATCATGGATCGGCTCAAGATGGAAGAGGGCGAGGTCATCACGCATCCCTGGGTGACCAAGAGCATCGAACGGGCCCAGAAAAAGGTCGAGCAGAACAACTTCGCCATTCGCAAGCGGCAACTCGAGTTCGACGACGTGCTGGACGCGCAGCGTCGTGTCATCTACAGCCGCCGCCGCCACGCGCTCACCGGCGAACGCATCAGCCACGACGTGTTTGAAATGCTGCGCGATGTGCTGGGGCAGATCGTCGAACGCCATTACAAAGAAGGGGACCTGGAAGGCCTGCGCGAAGAGGTGCTGCGCACCTTCGCGTTCGATTTTGAAATGACGCCGGAAGAGTTTGCCCGGCTGGGCGAAGATGGGGTGTTTGACCGGCTCTACCAGGCCGCGCTCGATTTCTACCGGCGCAAACGCGAAATGCTGGCCGAGCCTTTCTACGAACGCCTGCAGGCCTTTCTGAATCAGGACGGCCTGGAGCAAAAGCCAGATCGCGTAGTGGTGGACTTCACCGACGGCCGCCGCATCCTTCGGGCCGTCGCCCGCGTGGACGAAGCGCTCCGAACCCGGGGCCAGGAAATCAACAACGCCCTGGAACGGGCCGCCCTGCTGCACTTTATCGATGAACACTGGACCGAGCACCTGCGCGAACTGGACGAACTCAAAGAAGGCATCAACCTGCGCGCCTTTGGCCAGCGAGACCCGCTCGTGGAGTATAAGGTTGAAGGTTTTAAGCTCTTCCAGCAAACGCTGGACAAGATCAACCGCGACGCCATTTCGTTCATCTTCCGCGCAGGACCTCTGGTGGAGACCCGTCCGGCTCCGTCGGCCGTCGCGCCGCGCCGGCGCCTGGATCCGTCCCGCGCGCGGGTGCAGCACGAAAGCGTGGACTCGTACGGCGTCCGCGTCCGGGCACGCACACCGGCCGACGCCGCCGCCCGACGGGACCCCACCGTCAAAGAACAACCCGTAGTCGTCGGCACTAAAATCGGCCGCAACGATCCCTGCCCCTGTGGCAGCGGCAAAAAGTACAAGCACTGCTGCGGACGTAACCGCTGATCGGACTGGCCGGGGCGGCGTGGATTATGCTGCGGACGCTCTACATCCGAGACTACGCGCTGATCGAAGAGCTGGAAGTTGAATTCGGCAGCGGTCTCAACATTCTGACCGGGGAAACCGGCGCGGGAAAGTCTATCCTGATCGGCGCGCTCAAGATGATCCTGGGAGAGCGGGCCGACTCGGAGATGATCCGGAGCGGAGCCCGCAAGGCGATCATCGAAGGGATCTTCGACGAGGCCGACACGCCCGCCATCCGGGCGCTGCTCGAAGCCAACGCGATCGATCCCCTGCCGCAACTCATCGTCCGCCGCGAAATCCTGCCCGGCCAGAGCCGCGCCTTTATCAACGATACGCCGGCCACTGTGCAACTGCTGCGCGAGGTGGCCGCCCACCTGATCGACCTGCACGGCCAGCACGAACACCAGAGCCTGCTGCGCACCGAAACGCATCTGGAGCTGCTCGATAATTTCGGCAGCCTGGGAGGATTGCGGGATACCTATCGCCGCCACTATGAAGAAGTGGCGCGCCTGATGCGGGAGCGCGAAGCGCTCATGGCACGCCGCCGCGAACTGCAGGAGGAAAAGGAACGCTACGCCTTTGAAATCGAAGAGATCGACCGGGTGAATCCCCAGGAAGGCGAAGAAGAGGCGCTCGAAGCTGAATTGCGCATCCTGGAACACGCCGAACAACTCTACGAAGCCACGGCCCGGCTCTACGAACTGCTCTACGAATCGGAAAATGCCGTGCACGACCAGCTCGTTCTGGCCCGCAACGAATTGCAGGACCTGGTGCGCATCGATCCCAGCTTTGACGAAGCGCTCCAGGAAATTCGCTCAGCGCAGATCAGCGTAGCGGAGATTGCCAAGTTTCTGCAGGATTACAACGCACGCATTGAGTTCAACCCGGAACGTCTGGAGGAAATCCGGGCGCGCCTGGTCGAACTGGAGCTGCTCAAGCGCAAGTATGGCGGCACCCTGGAAGCGGTGCTGGCGCATCGTGCTGAAATCGGTCGCAGGTACGAACTGGCCGTAGACTTTGAAGGGGCCCTGGAACGGCTGGACCGCCAGCTAACGCAGGCCATGCAGGCGCTCTCGGCCGCAGCGCAGCGGCTGTCGGCCAAACGGCGCGAGGTGGCCGAGCGCATCGAACAGGCCATTGTGAATGAGCTGGCCGTGCTGGGCATGCCCGACAGCCGCTTCGAGGTGCGTTTCACGCGCCGCCCGGATCCCGATGGCTGGATCGTGATGCCGGTGCCAGGCCGGGCGCCCGAACGCTATGCCGCTTTCTCGACGGGCATGGATCAGGTAGAATTTTTCATCACGACCAATCCCGGGGAGCCGCTTCGCCCGCTTGCGCGCGTGGCCTCCGGCGGTGAGGTCAGCCGCATCATGCTTGCGCTCAAAACCATTCTCGCCAAAAGCGACCGCCTGCCTATTCTGGTCTTTGACGAGATCGATACCGGCATTTCGGGAGCTGTTGCTCACCGGGTAGGCGAGCGACTCCACGATCTGGCCAATTATCATCAGATCATTGCCATCACCCATCTGCCCCAGATCGCCGCCTTTGGCGATGTGCATTTCCTGGTCGAGAAGGTGGTCGAAGAGGGCCGGGCCAAGACGCGCATCCGGCGCCTGTCGGACGAAGAGCGGGCGCAACAGGTGGCGGCTCTCATGAGCGGGGCGGAAGTAACGGAAGCGGCGCTGGAAAGCGCCCGCGAGCTGATCCGCCAGGTGGCCGCCCGGGAGAAAGCACCGGAAGCCTGAGCAGGATGCGGACCTTTCTGAGGCCAGCAGGGCTGCCGATTATTCACTCTGGGAAAACAGGGCGGCCTGCAACGCCAGTGTTGCCCGGTTATGGTCCGGCTACCAGCGAGCTTAAAGGGGAGCGGGGATTCTGAGGGGAATGGGCAGGCACCGGACAAGCGGTTACTTCACCAGGTGCAGGGGATGTAGCGCGGAAATCCTTCCATCGCCTGGCCTTCAAAACGACCCCGCACCCTCAACGTGTCGAACCGCGCCAGCCGGCTCCGAGGCGCAAACGCCGGCAACGGCTTCGCCTGCCGCACCAGCACCGCCGCAAACACGCCCGCATACTGCCCGCCAACCGGGTCGATCTGCGTAAACTGCACCCAGCTTTGCGTCGTATCCGCCGCCAGCGTAAAGTGGGTCAACCGATAGATGTCATCGTACTCTTCCAGCAGCACGCTGGCATAGCCCGGACGCAGGGGCTGCCGGCTCAGGCGCACGCTCAAGGGGTCCACCTGCAGCGTCAGCTGCACATAGTAGCGGCGCGCCCGCGTGTCTGGATCGCAGGTCAGGCCCCGCAGGATGAAGGTGCGGTAGAAGGGCACGTTGACCCGTCCGATGCGGGCGCCTTCGATCGGAAAGGGGCGGCCGTTGAGCGTCAGTTGCAGCTGGGCTGTAGGCAGCGAGGGCGGCACCGACAGCACGACGAAGAGCTCGTCGGCCTCGAGCAGCAGGCAGCCGCTCAGGAAGGCTGTCAGGCAGCAGGCGGCCCGCAGCAGGCAACGGGCTCGCATGGCTATTGTCACAGCGTGCGCAACCCCACGCGCAGGCAGTTGCGTTCCCGCCAGCAGCGGTGCAGATAATCCCACGTGACGGCCGGCACCCGAAACCGCCCCTGAAAATGCAACTTCGCGTCCGGATACCGACTCCAGGCCGGATCCCGACTGAACGGCGAAAGCACTACCTCAAAAGCCCCCTCGTAAAACACCAGCAGAAACGGCTCGACCTGCACCGTGTCGATCCGATCAAAACGCACCCAGCTCCGCAACGAATCCTCCCGCGCAATCCAGTACGCGGCTAAGAAAACATCGCCTTCTGTTTCACGGAAACGGCCCATTTCTCCTAAAACCTCTTTTGTGTAAGTTCCGTTGGCAACAAGCTTTCTGAGGTATGGATTAGAATTGAATAGATAATACGTGGTGTTGGTCTGGAGCGGCTTTTCGTAAAGGCTGAGCGATAGGACGGCTTCATAGAACGGAAGCGCAGGTGTTGGATCGCGCAGCGTAAAAAACAACACAAGGTAATGCACGCGTTCACCGGACTCAAGGATATAGTCCAGCGTTCCGAGCACCGAATCGG encodes the following:
- the secA gene encoding preprotein translocase subunit SecA — protein: MFDFLKRLFGDRNERELKKLWPIVHKVNAYAEQFQALSDEELRAKTDEFKRRIKEAVADIEARKAEIEARLRGEGVDVSGNGHAEAEELSPEERERLYEELDELEEEWLERVERKLDELLPEAFAVVKEACRRMLGKEWMAGGQKIVWDMVPYDVQILGGIVLHQGKIAEMKTGEGKTLVAVMPVYLNALAGRGVHVVTVNPYLAQRDAEWMGPIYEFLGLTVDVIDRYEPHSEGRRRAYQADITYGTNNEFGFDYLRDHSFVIDPDQLVQRGHHYAIVDEVDSVLIDEARTPLIISGPVPQSGDERFTELKPVIEKLVYLQQRLVAQLVAEAERKLKERDRALEAGDRKRASELEEEAGLALLRVARGFPRNKRFMKLKTEPGVETLLQRTEAFYLQENAKNMPFVDEVLYFALDEKNHTIELTEKGLDEIARIAGQDRDMFVLPDLGEETARIEQEYQEKLRQLEEELARRTDLSEEKRRNKLENDRRLLRKELEEKKRELYNRYAERAERLHAVEQLLRAYTLYERDVEYIVQDGKVLIVDEHTGRVLPGRRYSDGLHQAIEAKEGVKVQAATQTYATITLQNYFRMYHKLAGMTGTAITEAEEFYKIYGLDVIVIPTHKPVIRVDHEDLVFRTKREKFQAVIQKIKEYHKKGQPVLVGTTSVEVSEMLSRMLKREGIPHNVLNARRDRAKQEAMIIAQAGQKGAVTIATNMAGRGTDIKLGPGVKELGGLAIIGTERHESRRIDLQLRGRAGRQGDPGESQFYVSLEDDLMRLFGSDRIARIMDRLKMEEGEVITHPWVTKSIERAQKKVEQNNFAIRKRQLEFDDVLDAQRRVIYSRRRHALTGERISHDVFEMLRDVLGQIVERHYKEGDLEGLREEVLRTFAFDFEMTPEEFARLGEDGVFDRLYQAALDFYRRKREMLAEPFYERLQAFLNQDGLEQKPDRVVVDFTDGRRILRAVARVDEALRTRGQEINNALERAALLHFIDEHWTEHLRELDELKEGINLRAFGQRDPLVEYKVEGFKLFQQTLDKINRDAISFIFRAGPLVETRPAPSAVAPRRRLDPSRARVQHESVDSYGVRVRARTPADAAARRDPTVKEQPVVVGTKIGRNDPCPCGSGKKYKHCCGRNR
- the recN gene encoding DNA repair protein RecN — translated: MLRTLYIRDYALIEELEVEFGSGLNILTGETGAGKSILIGALKMILGERADSEMIRSGARKAIIEGIFDEADTPAIRALLEANAIDPLPQLIVRREILPGQSRAFINDTPATVQLLREVAAHLIDLHGQHEHQSLLRTETHLELLDNFGSLGGLRDTYRRHYEEVARLMREREALMARRRELQEEKERYAFEIEEIDRVNPQEGEEEALEAELRILEHAEQLYEATARLYELLYESENAVHDQLVLARNELQDLVRIDPSFDEALQEIRSAQISVAEIAKFLQDYNARIEFNPERLEEIRARLVELELLKRKYGGTLEAVLAHRAEIGRRYELAVDFEGALERLDRQLTQAMQALSAAAQRLSAKRREVAERIEQAIVNELAVLGMPDSRFEVRFTRRPDPDGWIVMPVPGRAPERYAAFSTGMDQVEFFITTNPGEPLRPLARVASGGEVSRIMLALKTILAKSDRLPILVFDEIDTGISGAVAHRVGERLHDLANYHQIIAITHLPQIAAFGDVHFLVEKVVEEGRAKTRIRRLSDEERAQQVAALMSGAEVTEAALESARELIRQVAAREKAPEA